CTCAATCAGGAAATGCATTTCAAGATTGAGAGTCATACAAAGAGGTTGGAGAATTTGATAATAGAGACTCAGGGAAAAAGTCAAGAACAATTGAAACGCAAGTTTGATCAGTTGTTGGAGGTGATTCGAGCGCAGTCCAGGGGAAATGAACCTGTGCTTCCAACTGTTCGTCAGGTAATCTTGGAACCCAATTCGAATGTGAATGGAACTAGGGATATTTCGCCTTTACCAAATTTGGGGGTTAGAGAAGCTGGGGATTCTAGTAATGGGTTTTATCAAGTCCAAGAAGCTACTAATATTGATTCTGGATTCAAGGACGTCGATGAACAGAACTTtgaagaaaaaattaattaattgttgCCCTTAAATCTGATGAAATTCTTGAGAATGATCATGCGGTGTTGGGTAAATTTGATTTTACTCCAAGAAACTTTACATCAGAATTTTTTCTTGGTGATGAATTTGTTCTTGATAAGGGGAGAAATGAACCAGTGAAAGGAAGTTGCGAAAGAAGCTATCAGTCTTTTGGTGTATGTGATTTGGAATTGCAATTGAATGATCATTTGACTCTTAAAGAAGATGGGTTTGAAATGTAGAGAAGGCAAAGGAACAAGATGAATCTTGTCAATATAGGACCTCTGCCATGAGGATGTTTGAAAAAATGACTAGGTTGCCTTTCTTGAAGTTGCAGTGTTCAGATTCAGCAATTTTGACAAAATAGGACATGATGGAGCAGCAGACTGCGAATTTTGTTTTTCAATCTCAGTTCGTCCTTGAGGATGAGAATGATCTTCATGGAGAGGGTAATATTAGGATTGATGTAGTTGTGCTACTATCAATATAGAAATTGAGTTTTAATGGATAACAATCAAATAATACAAAGAATTCAATCTCTCTCTAAATTCACTCtctttccctttctctctctctctctctcaatctctctgtctcttcttcttcttcttcttcttctctgatCTGCCTTCTTCCTTACTTGCCccctttcttatattttcttcccCCTCTCTGTTTTCTGTTTGGTTTGTGGCTCTGCCACAACGGTAAatagtaaatggaaattttggaaCAGAAAATTCCATGCTTTGCTACTTAGGACCTTAATAGGAGAAagcataaatttttaaatttcatttccttctttttttttttttactggacTTGTGTTTCTCAGCAACCAAGCAGTTGTTTTTGGGATTCTTGCATGCGAATTTCAGTTctattttcttctctctctctctctctctctctctaacttTTCTGTTTTATTGTTGTGTCAGACACGTGATCAGGAGGCCCTGAAGAAATTGGTGAGTGAACTTAAGAGTTCTGTGACTGACGTACGAATTAAATTTAGTGATATTATTCTCCAATGTGCTTTAGAAAAACCTTTTTTTTTGCTGTTGAACAAATCATTCTAGGACATTCATTCAATCAATCTTTTTGTGATACATCTCTGATTGCATGAAGCTGATCAACCATTTTCTACTCCAGCTTGAGAGGGATTGTTCAGACATTATATACGAGTTAGAtgcattttctttttataatttcTGTTTTTTCAGTGGGAGTGCAAATAGACGACATATCATGTTTGTATAATATTCCTGGGGTTTTGTGAGCATTTTCTAAGCACTATATTCTAACCTCTCAGGTTTCAAATGCAAGTAAAGATGCAATTGAAGGAAGCCCAAAAAGTTTTTCAAAGGTATTTATGGCAAATAAATATATATGTGTTATGCATATAACATCTATATGGTTATATTTTCAGCCCTGAAAATGCCTATCATTGTTCATATATTCCTCATGGCTTACATCTATTTCATAACCAAATTCAGAGGACGAATGAAAATGTGCAAGAGGTTGAACTGGAGGAAAggaattttaagaaaaataaggtAGGGGAATGCTTCTCTCTCTCTGAAAAAAATCCCTCTTTTTAAGTGTTTTTTtcctgctcttttttttttttaactcttttATCAAAAAGTTGTTCtgtgattttttaaatttttagttgatTACCTGATGACTATATGTGACTGGTAGTTTAAACTTTCCCAATACTTTTTGTTACAAAGATGGGTAATTTTCAGTTTGAATTTGTATTTGCTCCTAGTtggcaatggctaatgaggaaggTGAGCTGGAGATAGCTTTTTCACCATCTGatatcatggaaaagtataagGTGTGATACATTCATATATTCATATTTTTCAGATGTTTTGTTCTCACATAACCTTTTGTTGTCGCATGTCTTTACCTTACTAAGAAGAGAGAAGCTATCACAGATGGTTGGTGCATGTGTGGTTTTTATCTTATAATTTTCCTTTGCAAAAGGCTCttttttattcctattttattCTTTCCTTTGGATTCAGGATGCTGTGTTATTACCTAAGTGGAAGGCATTCCAGACACTCATATTTCTTGAACGGGTAAGATATTGGCTTATTTCTAGTCAGTGCAGCCAAGACACGGGCACTCCTACCCATGCATTCATATCCTTATATATACTTGTCGTACTTCCAAAAATACATAGCTGATCCCTTACAGTTCTAAGCAGGGCCAATtagaaaatggaaaaataagaaaCAGAACAATGTGTGGTAAAAATGCTTTGCTGGTTGAGTATTTCACATTGCCACTGGTGGATCTACTATGTGGGTTTTATATTTATGATTCTTTAGGTTTTTTTTATTCTAACCACTTCTGCTggattgtaaattttattattgttgttatCACTGCTGTTCTTGCTTTATAATGTAGCAGTACAGGCATTTACATTTTTGTGAACCTAGATTTGCATGATTTGCTTGGTATGCACCATTATTCTCCTCAATATGCAGATGTAACATATGAACTGTTCTGTTTTGTCTCTAAATCTTGATGTTGAACATTTTTCAGGATGATGGTCTCCATGATTCAAATAAAATTGCTGCATTTGATTTTGATGGATGTCTTGCAAAAACCTCTGTTAAGAGGTACAGATATTGCTTTTTAGGtgttaattattgaaatttttgctTGTTCAAGATTTcatattttaacttaaaatagAGTCTAATGCACAATTGTTCTCTATCTATAATATACACTTTAATATATTGCAGTGTGCATCATTGATATGTTATAAGCCCAAGTGGCATCTTGGGTTAGCTTGCAAGCTGTCTTACATCACTTGTGACTATGAAGGTTTTATCATTCATTgaaaagtaattaaccaaaaaggATGCTAGCCATTTACCTGGTTTTAACATGCTTTACATATCATTTGCATGCTGTAGGTACAAACAATTTGTTCTTATGTGTTTGAGCAGTCAAGGCTTGTTCTTCATGTGATGTAGATATGAATCATTTGTTGTTTGCATAATCTAATTACTCCTTGTTCTCTTGGAAATGCACAACTTGTCTTTTCATCGTCTTGAACATGACTAGAAAGTTGTGTATGAAAAATGGCTTCATATGAGAGTGAAAGATTTTTAAAGTGCATGttctttggtcaatggagatcACATGTTCTGATGGTACTTGAGAAAATGAGTTGTCATTTGAGTGGTATATTCAAACCTCTCAATATGTTGTCATAGGTTAAAAATGCCTCATTGTTAGATGATATTGACAATGGATGGTTTCTTTTTACTCGTACTTGCCATTTGCCTACCAATCTAATCTTTTTCTTGATACATCTTTTTTCTCATCATTTGGTAAAACTCATACCCAACTGTGAGTTTGATACTGAAATTTGATATTCCATATTAAACTTGACATCAAATGTTTAATCAATAATTATATTCTGAAATTTGATATTCCATCTAATCATAGCAGAACTCTTATAGTCCTGAGTTTCTCGGTGCATTCTGTTGGACTTGATGCTATCAATTATTCTCCTGTGTTACTTCCCCAGCACTTGATCAAATTTTTGCATCTTTTAAATCTCTTACTTTCTTTGAGTGGCTGCCTCAGTTTTTACTTCTTATGCTGCAGTTGGTTGCATTATAAGTATCAGAGTTGGAGAATTTGACAGATAAACTGATCGTGTTATTTTGGTTCCAGAGTTGGTGCAGATGCGTGGTCCCTTATGTATCCCTCAATACCAGACAAACTGCAAAGCTTATATAATGATGGCTACAAGCTGGTTAGTTTATCTTCCAAAGATTTTCTGTTGTATATTTGCAAGTTTTATGATTCTGGCATCTTGTTAATAAACTTTGTGGTtagtttattgattttttaattgttaaaatttgTCATGATGAGGTTATCTTCACAAATGAATCTAACATTGATCGCTGGAAGAACAAAAGACAGATAGCTGTGGACTCAAAAGTTGGACGCCTCAACAACTTCATTGAGCATGTGAAGGTTCCAATTCAGGTTGTTCAAACTGATGACTTTAGATGATGTTTTCTTGCAAAATCACTAATGACATACATTGCTTTCTTGAGCAGTTACTTAAATGATGCTTCTCAATTTAACTTTTTAGTTCTTTTCCTTACAAGTAATGTTAAGAACATAATTTTACTATGTAGAGATTTGTTTCAATGGTTCTCAGTATTCAAACTCTTGAAAGATTAATGCATGAATTCATTCATCTTTTCTAATCAAAAGGGCTATGGCATCTTTATAATCTCTTTTTTTGGTCTTCTGAGAGGTATGGGAGAAAAATAATCTGGTTTAGTTGACAAAATAGTTTATGCTTTctaatttgttttattattttgaaaattattgAAACTTTGTACTCTGCCTAAATGATGTTGTTAATTTAGGCTTCCTCAACTTTTTCCTGAATCATCTCAAAATATCATAAGCTGTTCCTGATGCTAAGCTACTTCTGAATAAACTCTTGATAAGGTGCCTCTAAATGACTAAAGATGGCATGATTTGAGAGCCCTGATGTTGTGACCTGATAAATTCTCATAGGTACAAGATATCTTAAGCTCATTATGAAGAAAGCACATAAAATCAACATAAACTCATTTTGAATAAAGCACATAAAATCAAATGACTAGTTGTAGAGCAATATCTAGCCTGTGAATGTTTTTATTACACGATCCTTGAAAGTGGTACTGT
The Hevea brasiliensis isolate MT/VB/25A 57/8 chromosome 15, ASM3005281v1, whole genome shotgun sequence genome window above contains:
- the LOC110670378 gene encoding polynucleotide 3'-phosphatase ZDP isoform X1 — protein: MLKPTRIPPVLPFLISLSIKTPSKQQKHFFCFSFRGSAMPPSSKARIVAEYAKSNRSSCKKCSQVISAKALRLGFVTRDSRGFDMTKWHHLDCFSETIESTEAIGGFASLQTRDQEALKKLVSELKSSVTDVSNASKDAIEGSPKSFSKRTNENVQEVELEERNFKKNKLAMANEEGELEIAFSPSDIMEKYKDAVLLPKWKAFQTLIFLERDDGLHDSNKIAAFDFDGCLAKTSVKRVGADAWSLMYPSIPDKLQSLYNDGYKLVIFTNESNIDRWKNKRQIAVDSKVGRLNNFIEHVKVPIQVFIACGYSHGNMEDPFRKPKPGMWWIMEKHFNSGISIDMDNSFYVGDAAGRIDDHSDTDIKFAQAIGLKFFVPEDYFGK
- the LOC110670378 gene encoding polynucleotide 3'-phosphatase ZDP isoform X4 translates to MLKPTRIPPVLPFLISLSIKTPSKQQKHFFCFSFRGSAMPPSSKARIVAEYAKSNRSSCKKCSQVISAKALRLGFVTRDSRGFDMTKWHHLDCFSETIESTEAIGGFASLQTRDQEALKKLVSELKSSVTDVSNASKDAIEGSPKSFSKRTNENVQEVELEERNFKKNKLAMANEEGELEIAFSPSDIMEKYKDAVLLPKWKAFQTLIFLERDDGLHDSNKIAAFDFDGCLAKTSVKRVGADAWSLMYPSIPDKLQSLYNDGYKLVIFTNESNIDRWKNKRQIAVDSKVGRLNNFIEHVKVPIQVFIACGYSHGNMEDPFRKPKPGMWWIMEKHFNSGISIDMDNREN